The genomic window TGATGGGATGACCGACGACTCAGATCCGGCCGACTGGCGGATGATGTCCACACGCGGCACCGCTCAGCGTTTGATTACAATCCAGGGGTTCGCCAAACGCGATGCGGTGCGGGCGGCGCAGCTGCGTTCCTTGCGACTCTCCGGCGGCTATCGGCCCGGTATGCCGATGGTCGAAATCCCGCCGGAAATCTGTGAGATTGTCTGTGGAGAGGAAGGCGAACAGGAGCAGGGCGTGTTGTCTCACGCTTGGGGCATGCTGCGGCGCGGCCAACTACGCGACAAGAAGGCTGTCCGAGACCTGCGCGGTTTGGTCGAACGACACTGGATCCTGAATCGAAAAATGTATCCCGGCTTTGGCCGGCATGGTTCCCATCCTCCTACCGAAGTGCTGGACGAGTATCTCCTCCGATTGCGGCGCGACCGGCCCTATGTTTTGAAGGCTTTGGCCACGTATCTGGTCGCCATTGCCCGTCACATCCACACCGAAAACCTCCCCCCGCTCCAGATTCCCGTGATCAAGACGATGGGCAGCCGTGTCACGCCGGGTCAACGCCCACTGCTGGAACAAGCCTTCGGCGGCGTCTACTGGGACGACTACGGCAGCGCCGAATTCGGCGCGATCGCTTGTGAATGCGAACACCATAACGGCCTTCACGTGTTCGATGATTTCTTTATCGTCGAAGTCGTTGACGCCGAAGGCCACCCCGTGGCTGACGGCCAGCGCGGCTGGATTGTAGTCACCGACCTGATGAACACGACCATGCCGCTAATTCGCTATAAGATCGGCGACGTCGGTGTGATCGACCATCAGCCATGTGCCTGCGGCCGTTCGGGTCCGCGGATCACGGTGGAGGGCAGGGCACACGATACGCTGGTCGATTCTCAAGGCGGCTGGCGGACGACCGATGACGTGGTGGATTTTTTAGAACAATGTCCGGGGGTGGTGGCGGGACAGGTCTGTGCGCTGGGGTCACAACGATACGAGTTAACGCTGATCGAAGACACCCATGTCGCCTTGGACCAAGAGGCCCTGCGGGAACAGTTCGCGGAGTGGATAGGCGGTCAGCCCACCGTGAAACTTCAAACGGCCACCACGCTGCGGCCGGAGGCGGGTGGCAAGTTCCGCTATGTACGGGGTGACTTGGAACGTTCCTCCAACCATGGTTCCGTCGGTTGATGAATAATGAACTCGCCGATTGCGCGCAGGACTTTCCCGCCTTGCGGTCCATCGACGGCGCTCCGGTCGCTTATCTGGACAGCGCGGCGACGACGCTTAAACCGCAGTCGGTCGTCGAGGCAATGTGCTGGTTTCTGGAGCAGGGCACTTCGGCGGTGCACCGAGGCGTCCACGCTCGCAGCATCGAGGCCACCGACCGCTTCGAAGCAACGCGCGAACGTTTGGCACGCTGGTTTGGGGCCGACACCGATGAAATCGTTTTCACCACCGGCGCGACGGCAGCGGTCAACCTTGTCCGCCGCGGCTGGTCGCCGCTTCGCCGTGTGGCGGTCACGGCCATGGAACATCACAGCAATTTCGTGCCCTGGCTGGATGTGGAACGCTGCGATGTGATCCCGGTCAGCCCTGAGGGCACGCTTGATCTAAATGCGTTGGAACAAAGTCTTCGCGCGGGTGTCGACTTAGTGGCCGTGACTCACGTCAGCAATGTTTTGGGCACCATCACCGACCTGCAAAC from Roseimaritima ulvae includes these protein-coding regions:
- a CDS encoding phenylacetate--CoA ligase family protein, yielding MATISVTTKDDVEAHFPDGMTDDSDPADWRMMSTRGTAQRLITIQGFAKRDAVRAAQLRSLRLSGGYRPGMPMVEIPPEICEIVCGEEGEQEQGVLSHAWGMLRRGQLRDKKAVRDLRGLVERHWILNRKMYPGFGRHGSHPPTEVLDEYLLRLRRDRPYVLKALATYLVAIARHIHTENLPPLQIPVIKTMGSRVTPGQRPLLEQAFGGVYWDDYGSAEFGAIACECEHHNGLHVFDDFFIVEVVDAEGHPVADGQRGWIVVTDLMNTTMPLIRYKIGDVGVIDHQPCACGRSGPRITVEGRAHDTLVDSQGGWRTTDDVVDFLEQCPGVVAGQVCALGSQRYELTLIEDTHVALDQEALREQFAEWIGGQPTVKLQTATTLRPEAGGKFRYVRGDLERSSNHGSVG